One Solanum lycopersicum chromosome 2, SLM_r2.1 genomic region harbors:
- the LOC101250856 gene encoding phospholipase A1-IIgamma-like has translation MGSMADKWEELSGKNNWEGLLNPLDLDLRKYIIQYGELAQAINDTFITEKASKYAGASRYSMENLFTKVGLDPTKYRVTKYFYATASIPLPDGVFFVKSLSREAWSKESNFMGYIAVATDEGKVSLGRRDIVINWRGSMQTLEWVNDLQFVLVPAPEVFGDGGLLQPLVHQGFYNVYTASSSRSQFNVTSARDQVMEEVKRLVEEYKNEEVSITVTGHSLGASLATLNAVDIAFNKINKASNGKEFPVTAFPFACPKVGDLQFKAAFDKIIGLRILRIDNLLDIAPKYPPIGYFDVGQELMIDTTKSPYVKPPGQPVNWHSLESYLHGIAGTQGTGLLAGFNLEVNRDISLINKQLDGLKDEYCIPVNWWVEKNKGMVQQEDGSWLLLDRDDYDF, from the exons ATGGGTAGCATGGCTGATAAATGGGAGGAACTTAGTGGGAAAAACAATTGGGAAGGATTATTAAACCCCTTGGATCTTGATCTTCGTAAATATATCATTCAATACGGAGAATTGGCTCAAGCAATCAATGACACTTTCATTACAGAAAAAGCGTCTAAATATGCAGGAGCTAGCAGATACTCTATGGAAAACCTTTTTACTAAAGTTGGACTTGACCCAACCAAGTATCGTGTAACCAAATATTTCTATGCTACTGCATCCATTCCACTTCCTGATGGTGTTTTCTTCGTGAAATCATTGTCAAGAGAAGCATGGAGTAAGGAATCAAATTTTATGGGATATATTGCTGTAGCTACTGATGAGGGTAAAGTTTCACTAGGAAGAAGGGATATTGTTATTAATTGGAGAGGAAGTATGCAAACATTGGAGTGGGTGAATGACCTTCAATTTGTACTTGTTCCAGCACCAGAAGTATTTGGTGATGGAGGCTTGCTTCAACCTTTGGTGCATCAGGGCTTCTATAATGTCTATACAGCATCCAGTTCAAGATCACAGTTTAATGTGACTAGTGCCAGAGATCAG gtaATGGAAGAAGTGAAAAGATTGGTTGAGGAATATAAGAATGAAGAGGTGAGCATAACTGTGACGGGACACAGCCTGGGTGCATCACTTGCAACTCTGAATGCAGTTGACATAGctttcaataaaatcaacaaagcAAGTAATGGCAAAGAGTTCCCAGTCACTGCTTTTCCATTCGCATGTCCTAAAGTTGGAGATCTCCAATTTAAGGCAGCATTTGACAAAATAATAGGGCTTCGTATCTTGAGAATTGATAACTTATTGGATATTGCTCCGAAATACCCACCTATTGGATACTTTGACGTTGGGCAGGAGCTAATGATTGACACCACAAAATCTCCCTATGTGAAACCTCCAGGACAACCTGTGAACTGGCATTCGCTGGAGTCATACTTGCATGGAATCGCTGGAACTCAAGGTACGGGGCTTTTAGCGGGTTTTAATTTAGAGGTGAATCGTGATATCTCACTTATCAACAAGCAGTTGGACGGATTGAAAGATGAATATTGCATTCCTGTGAATTGGTGGGTTGAGAAAAACAAAGGAATGGTTCAACAAGAAGATGGATCTTGGCTTCTCTTGGATCGCGATGATTATGACTTCTGA
- the LOC101250566 gene encoding phospholipase A1-IIgamma has product MAEKWEELSGKNNWEGLLHPLDVDLRKYIIHYGELAQATYDTFITERASKYAGASRYSMENLFTKVGLDPNKYRVTKFFYATASIPLPDGFIVKSLSREAWSKESNFMGYIAVATDEGKVSLGRRDIVIAWRGTMQKLEWVNDLQFLLVPAPQVFGDGGLLPLFQPLVHHGFYNAYTSSSSRSQFNLTSARDQVIEEVKRLVEEYKHEEVSITVTGHSLGASLATLNAVDIAFNGINKTSEGKEFPVTAFPFASPKVGDLQFKAAFDKIKGLRVLKIHNLLDIVPKYPPIGYFDVGQELMIDTTKSPYVKPPGEPVSWHLLEPYLHGVAGTQGLGLLAGFKLEVNRDISLVNKQWDVLKDEYCIPGLWWVEKNKGMVQQEDGSWLMLDRDEYDF; this is encoded by the exons ATGGCTGAGAAATGGGAGGAACTTAGTGGTAAAAACAATTGGGAAGGTCTATTACACCCCTTGGATGTTGATCTTCgtaaatacatcattcattacGGAGAATTGGCTCAAGCAACTTATGACACTTTCATTACAGAAAGAGCGTCTAAATATGCAGGTGCTAGCAGATACTCAATGGAAAATCTTTTTACTAAGGTCGGACTTGACCCAAACAAGTATCGTGTGACCAAATTTTTCTATGCTACTGCATCCATTCCACTTCCTGATGGTTTCATCGTGAAATCATTGTCAAGGGAAGCATGGAGTAAGGAATCAAATTTTATGGGATATATTGCTGTGGCTACTGATGAGGGTAAAGTTTCACTAGGAAGAAGGGATATTGTGATTGCTTGGAGAGGAACTATGCAGAAGCTGGAGTGGGTTAATGATCTTCAATTTTTACTTGTGCCAGCACCCCAAGTATTTGGTGATGGAGGTTTGCTTCCTTTGTTTCAACCTTTGGTGCATCATGGCTTTTACAATGCTTATACATCATCGAGTTCACGATCACAGTTTAATCTGACTAGTGCCAGAGATCAG GTAATTGAAGAAGTGAAAAGATTGGTGGAGGAATATAAGCATGAAGAGGTGAGTATAACTGTGACTGGACACAGCCTAGGTGCATCACTTGCAACTCTAAATGCAGTTGACATAGCTTTCAATGGAATCAATAAAACAAGTGAAGGCAAGGAGTTTCCAGTGACTGCCTTTCCATTCGCAAGTCCTAAAGTTGGGGATCTTCAATTTAAGGCAGCATTTGACAAAATAAAAGGGCTTCGTGTTTTGAAAATTCATAACTTATTGGATATTGTTCCGAAATACCCACCTATTGGATATTTTGACGTTGGGCAGGAGCTAATGATTGACACCACAAAATCTCCCTATGTGAAGCCTCCAGGAGAACCTGTGAGCTGGCATTTGCTGGAGCCCTACTTGCATGGAGTCGCTGGAACTCAAGGTTTAGGACTTTTAGCAGGTTTTAAACTAGAGGTGAATCGCGATATTTCACTTGTCAACAAGCAGTGGGACGTATTGAAAGATGAATATTGCATTCCTGGGCTTTGGTGGGTTGAGAAAAACAAAGGAATGGTTCAACAAGAAGATGGATCTTGGCTTATGTTGGATCGCGATGAGTATGACTTCTGA